cgactgatgcacgaggacaccaagggttCGCTGAGGATCCACCTCTCACaaattacacccattcaaataataatctgccttcctatttttgctactgaagcggccatccacattatactgcatctgccatgaatGCATCACACACTCAGCTTGtcaaaatcctgctgaagcatctctgcatgctcctcacagctcaccctcagaagccatttggcccatcaagtctgcaccgaccctctgaaagagcactccacccgaaTCGACTCAccaaccctatcccaataaccaaacctacacatctttagacacaaatgggcaatctagcatggccaatcacccaacctgcacatccttggacacttaagaggcaatttagcatggttggtggacctcaaaagagtggccaatccacctaacctgcacatgtggaCTATGGGAAGGAACTGGATCACTGGGAGAAAAcccataaagtgcaaactccacacaggcaatctcccaaggccagaatttaaccctACACGGGATGAAATAAGTGTCCTTCACCAGCTTTTGTGGCTATTTCAGTGGGAATGTGCTCTTAAGACTCAACATCAGCCCACTGGAATCAAAGTCGGGAGACcaaccagcagaaagaaaccctcccgcTTCACCAACTGTGGGCatgtcagtcctggatgtgattaacagcagcaataacagcagaatccaacccctgtaatcacatgtgaactcgctgatgtgtctgcaggttggctgactgtgtgaatcccttcccacaaacagaacaggtgaatggcctctccccggtgtgaactctctgatgtgtcagcaggctagatgactgagtgaatcccttcccacactgagagcagaggaatggcctctccccagtgtgaactcgctggtgtttcaacaGGGTGGATGAATCTCTGAATCCATTTCCAcatgcagggcaggtgaatggtctctccccagtgtgaattcgctggtgagagagcagggtggaggactgagtgaatcccttcccacattcggagcaagtgaatggcctctccccattgtgaactcgctggtgtatcagcagcttggacaactgaatgaatcccttcccacattcagagcaggtgaacggcctctctccagtgtgaaccggcTGGTGTGTCAGTAAGTgggttaactgagtgaatcccttcccacactgagagcaggtgaatggcctctcccccgtgtgaacccgttggtgtttcTGTAGATTGGATGAATTAGTAAATCCTTtgtcacactgggagcaggtgaatggcttctccccgctgtgaactctctggtgtgtctgcaaATGGGATAACAGAGTGAacgccttcccacattcagagcaggtgaacggcctctcaccagtgtgaactcgctggtgtgactgcaggttggatgatcgactgaatctcttcccacaatcacagcaggtgtatggcctcaccccggtgtgaactcgctggtgcatcagcaggttggatgaatcactgaaccccttcccacagtcagagcaggtgaacggcctctctccagtgtgactgcgcctaTGTATTTCCACCTCAGACggagctttgaatcccttcccacagtccccacatttccacggtttctccatagtGCTGGTCAACTTGTATCTCTCCAGGttcgatgatcagttgaagcctcctccacacacagagcacgggtgcagtctctccccgctgtgaatggtgtgatgttttgtcAGGATGTGTAACTGGTGAAAGATCTTTCCACAgtcaggcacactctctctcaggtgtgtgctGTGTGTATCTCATTGCTTTTCCAGCCACACTGAtccttccacagtcagttcactggaacactctcactcgagtgtgtgttgtgtgggtctcggtgcttttccagttgcactgatgtttccacagtcagtttacTGGAACGCTCTCACTCGGGTGTATGTTGCACGTATCTCATTGCTTTTCCAGTCGCACTGATGTTTGAAACCTTTAGAAGCTGACAGTTCGGACGAATATTTCTCCTTCTAgactcaaaggccgatgatattcaggttccagggaatcgagtgactgtcagatcgagacgtgacgtttgagacttCTGTTTGTAATTCttcctcatctaatatcctgtaaaaacaatttagaaAATTCATCGCTGTCAGTACAgggtagaaactcagaacagataattctagttcctatggaacattctttcctctcttattccccgaaagctgcaaatctccatcccacacatgcTCCCTCCATTCTTACTCTGCTGGATCCCGGTGGTGTGCCActcgacactggcttccagtcactaaagcagccatctgtcatcaccctctggctgcgacagctaagtcaattttgaatccaccttatcatgtTACCTCTATCCCATGAGCTTTTGCCTTCTTTATAAAGTCTCTTGTTTGGGatattgtcaaaggctttgctgaaatccagcaAACTGCATCAACACAGCCGGTCACATAAAAAATCAATTCAAAATTTGTTAAGCATAACTTCTCTCTGACAatgccacgctgactattcctgatcaaatcttgccCTCCAAGTGAAGACAAGTCTCTCTCCTTCTGAATTTTCTCCaatattttccctaccactgacgtaagaataactggtctgtagttccctggcttatctcgacaacctttcttaaatagctgttctccagtcctctggcaccccactgtggccagagaggaattaaaaatttggatcagagcTCCTGCaaactcctccctcatctctcacagcatcctgggacacagttCATCCAGACTTGGAGAttcgtccacttttaagcctgccaacactatGTCACTCCCCACGTCAATTTGCTCAGGAACATCAGTCTCGCTGtccgagttccatatctacctcctcattctcttgggtgaagacagatgtgaagtacttgTTCAACTCccaaccaatgtcctctggctccacccacagattgccccTTTGTCCCTAATGGGAACACTATTCTTGATCTAATGAAAGATCatgctgacctgaaacattaactatgtttctctccacagacgctgcccgaTATGCTgaagatttccagcatttttttaaatttaaatgatAGCAGTCCAGGTGGTGTCTAACCAGGATTTTATATATCTCAGTGCTTCTCCAGTCACACAGATACTGGAAATCTTTACCGACAAACAGAATAGACCAGAAGAAATAGGGACAGCCATTCAGCCTTTGAGCTGCTCCACAATTTAATGAGATCAGAGCTTTTCtcacactcactaagtccactttcctaccTTCTCTCTATTCCCCTTAATTCCCCAACCGATTAAAAACATCTCAATCTTAGCCTTGCAACTgatcaaggactcggcctccacgtTACCTGGGGTAAATAATTCCAAGATTCAGCAGTTTGAGAGAATTCTTTCCTCATTTGGCAGTCCCTCATCTTTCCTTAAAGAAGGTGATCAAGACTGTACCGTGTTCTAAACGTGGCCTCACTGGCTGCTTGTGCAGTTGCAGCAACAGCACTTTGCTATTAGACTCCATCttccttgaaataaacaataataatctttattagtgggacaagtaggcttaacacttcactgaagttactgtgacaatcccctagttgccacactccggcacctgttcggttacactgagggagaattcagaatgttcaattcacctaacgagcacgtctttcagagcttgtgggaggaaaaccggagcacccgaaggaaacccaccaagacacggggagaacgtgcagactccgcacagtgacccaagctgggaatcgaacccaggtccctggcgccgtgaaacaacagtgctaaccattgtgttactgtgCCACCTGATAACTCAGGTGGGAGGGGGCTTTGTTTATTctgccctctttcccaaggcagcaggaggtgtcgaAAGAGTCAGTGGATGGAAGAGGGTTGGGAAGTGGGTGAGAAGAATGGATGGGAGGACACCAAGATCCCGCTGTAcaaaagcattttgaagtttctcttcATTTAGATAATATGTTGCCTTTTTATTCAAATttggcccactcacccaacctatgCATATCCATTAGTTTATTTCATATTTCCTCCTGCAACTTGTTTCCCCACCCATttcagtgtcatctacaaatttggatacTGTCTATTCTATCTGTCCCATAATCATTAATATAGGTTGTAAATAACTGGGGCCTGAGAACcaaaccctgaggcacaccactggttacAGCTTGCCGACCAGAAAAAGACAGATTAATCCTCACTCTGCTGTcggttggttagccaatcctctatccaagcgatATCATTA
This portion of the Scyliorhinus torazame isolate Kashiwa2021f chromosome 5, sScyTor2.1, whole genome shotgun sequence genome encodes:
- the LOC140419237 gene encoding uncharacterized protein gives rise to the protein MEKPWKCGDCGKGFKAPSEVEIHRRSHTGERPFTCSDCGKGFSDSSNLLMHQRVHTGVRPYTCCDCGKRFSRSSNLQSHQRVHTGERPFTCSECGKAFTLLSHLQTHQRVHSGEKPFTCSQCDKGFTNSSNLQKHQRVHTGERPFTCSQCGKGFTQLTHLLTHQPVHTGERPFTCSECGKGFIQLSKLLIHQRVHNGERPFTCSECGKGFTQSSTLLSHQRIHTGERPFTCPACGNGFRDSSTLLKHQRVHTGERPFLCSQCGKGFTQSSSLLTHQRVHTGERPFTCSVCGKGFTQSANLQTHQRVHM